In the genome of Virgibacillus doumboii, the window TGTTTCCAAAATACGCTGTAAATCATCATTTGAGTAAAACTCAATTTCAATTTTTCCTTTTCGCTTACCCTGGTTTATCGTAACTGCTGTGCCAAGACGGTCGCGTAATATCGACTCTCTTTCTTGCAGGAAAATATCCTTCTTCGGCTTTTCTTTTTTCTTAATTGCTTTATCATTCATCTTAACGATCAACTGTTCAACCTGTCGTACATTTAATTTTTCTTTTCGAATTTTGTTCACTAAGGGCAGTACTTTTTCTTTATCTTTTACACCTAGTAAGGCACGTCCATGCCCCATGGAAAGTTCACCGTTATTTATATTAGCGACAACCTGCTCCGGTAAGGAAAGTAAGCGAACAATATTAGCAATATGCGATCTGCTCTTTCCCAGTCGTTTGGACAATTCATCTTGAGTTATTCCCAATTCATTCATTAAATTGGAATATGCATGTGCCTCTTCAATCGGTGTCAGATCCTCACGCTGCAGATTCTCCAGCAAAGCAACTTCCATCATTTTTTCATCAGTTAATTCTTTAACAATGGCAGGAATGCTTTCCAGTGCAGCTTCTTTTGCGGCGCGGAAACGACGTTCTCCAACTACGATTTCATACCCTTTGATGCTCTTACGGACAATTAACGGCTGAATGATACCATATTCCAGTATGGAATCCTTCAATTCTTCTATAGCGTCTGCATGAAACGTTTTTCTTGGTTGATAGGGATTCGGCCGACATTCATTAACAGGTATCTCCTGTATAGTATCATCATCTTTCTCTTCTATATCCGGAAAAAAAGCATTAATACCTTTACCTAACCCTCTCGCCATTACTAATCACTTCCTTCGCTAATTCGAGATATACCTCGGCCCCTCTTGACTTGGGATCATACGTAATAATTGGTTCTCCATGGCTGGGAGCTTCACCTAAGCGCACATTTCTGGGAATGACTGAATTATATACTTTATCCTGGAAATATTTTTTCACTTCTTCAATTACTTGAATACCAAGGTTCGTACGAGCATCAAGCATTGTAAGTAAAACTCCTTCAATCATTAGTTGTTTGTTCAGGTGTTTTTGTACCAGACGAATGGTATTCAACAACTGGCTTAATCCTTCCAATGCATAGTATTCGCATTGTACCGGTATTAAGACAGTATCCGCGGAAGTTAGTGCATTGATTGTAAGTAATCCTAATGAAGGTGGACAATCGATAATGATATAATCATACGCTTCTTTAAGATTTTCCAATGCTTTCTTCAAACGTATTTCACGTGAAATAGTAGGAACTAATTCAATTTCAGCTCCGGAAAGTTGAATTGTGGCAGGTATTATGTCTAAATTTTTAACCTGTGTAGGTACACAAACCTTTTCTGCAGGCAAGTCCTCTACTAAAACATTATAAATACATTGATCCATATCGGCTTTATTAATGCCAACTCCACTGGTAGCATTACCCTGGGGATCAATATCCACTACTAGAACTTTATTTTGCAAATGTGCAAGGCCTGCACTTAAGTTTACCGCTGATGTTGTTTTTCCTACGCCACCCTTTTGATTTGCAATGGCAATTATTTTTCCCATGCTGTCACCTACCTAAACTCTATACTTATTATTCTATCATTTTTTTAAACAAAAGACTTATTAAAAATACCTTTTGTAAGAAAAATTTAATTTTATATTTATTATTTTCGTTGAAAGACCTTGCAGCAACCAGACCGAATTAAAAACCACTCACCTTATTCCTCAAAGATGAATGGTTATTATTTTGCATTGTTATTAATTATATGATTTTAGGATAAAAGCATTGTTTACTTCTTTTTAGGAATTTTTATAGTAATTTGGTAATAATCTTCCTGGTCTTCTTCGTCTGTTTCAACGTCAATTCCTGTGTCGGATACCATATTCAATGATTGGCGAATCGTATTCATAGCGATTCTTATATCTTTATTGACACCTTTTAACTTAGGGCGTTTTTTCTTAGCCGGTTTTTCATTTGGCTTATCCAATTTAGCGATATATTCTTCCGTCTGTTTTACATTAAAATGGTTATCAAGTATTGCCTGCAATACTACTATTTGTGTTTCCGGCTCATTAAGTTTTGTCAGTGCCCGCGCATGGCGTTCCGTAATTGATTTATCAAGGATTGCCTGTTGCACTTCTTTTGGCAGCTTTAACAACCGCAACTTGTTAGCGATGGTTGATTGGTTTTTTCCAAGCCTTTGTGCTAACGCTTCCTGGGTTAATGAATGCAACTCCAACAAACTTGAATATGCATTTGCTTCCTCGATCACTGTTAATTCTTCACGTTGAAGGTTTTCTATCAATGCAACTGATGCCGTTTCAGCATCATTCATTCCTCGAATGATTACGGGGATGTTTTCCCAGTCCAATAACTGAACAGCACGCCACCTTCGTTCACCTGCAATAATTTCATAGTTTGCTTCGTCATCAAGCTTCCTTACTACTATCGGCTGAATCATTCCATGCGTATGTATTGTTTGAGCAAGCTCTTTGATTTTCTCTTCATTAAATATAGTTCTTGGCTGGAATCTATTAGGCTCAACTCTATTAACTGGAAGTTGTACTACTTCATTTGGATCAAAAGATTCTGATTCTGATTTTGAATCTGCTTTTTCCCCCGTACCAAAAATACGATTAAAAGCACTTACCATTACTACACCACCTTTTATATAAAGTGTATCAGCCATAACAAATTAAAAATGTTTCACGTGGAACATTTTTAAAACTAAACTATTAATCAATTAAATAGAGCAGCAAAGCACCCTGAATTCTCTTCTAGTCTATTTTATCATATATATACTTGAAAAAGAATTAATAGCAAGGATATTTATATGAAAATCACGTCTTAACTTAGTGGAGCTTTATTTGGAATACCAGGCTTTCGTGGATACTTTTTTGGTGTTTTCCGTTTCTTATCAAAAATGAAAATAGTCCGTTCACTTTCTTCTACCGGTAAATTAAATGTATGTACTTGATTTATTTCCCCACCAAGTAATTCTATAGCAGATTTAGCATCGGCTATTTCTTCATCCAGTTGACTGCCCTTCATTGCTATGAATGTTCCATTTTTATTGGTTAATGGTAAACAAAGCTCACTTAAAACAGACATGCGGGCAACTGCTCTTGCCGTAACAACATCAAACACTTCCCTGAATTTACTGTTTTTACCAAAATTCTCTGCCCGGTCATGATAAAAAGCAACGTTTGTTAAATCAAGTTGTGCTGCCAGCTGGTTTAGGAAATTAATCCGCTTACGCAGTGAATCAACTATCGTAACTTTGAGGTCCGGGAAACATATTTTGAGTGGGATGCTGGGGAAACCTGCCCCGGCACCCACATCACAAATATGCAGATCCCTGTTGAAATCATAGTAGAAAGCTGCAGAAATTGAATCATAAAAATGTTTCAAATATACATCCTTTTGATCCGTTAATGCAGTGAGATTTATTTTTTCATTCCATTCAACCAGGGTTTTATAATACATATCAAATTGTTCCATCTGTCTATCATTCAGGTCAATACCCTTTTCCCGTAATGCCGCTGCGAACTGTTCCGGGTTCATATATACAGCACCTCACACTCGATTAATTGGCAACACGTGCAATTTTTCCTTGTTCAATATATACAAGTAAAATGGAAACGTCAGCCGGATTAACGCCACCAATCCGTGACGCTTGCCCAACCGAAAGTGGACGTACTTTTTTCAGTT includes:
- the rsmG gene encoding 16S rRNA (guanine(527)-N(7))-methyltransferase RsmG, with the protein product MNPEQFAAALREKGIDLNDRQMEQFDMYYKTLVEWNEKINLTALTDQKDVYLKHFYDSISAAFYYDFNRDLHICDVGAGAGFPSIPLKICFPDLKVTIVDSLRKRINFLNQLAAQLDLTNVAFYHDRAENFGKNSKFREVFDVVTARAVARMSVLSELCLPLTNKNGTFIAMKGSQLDEEIADAKSAIELLGGEINQVHTFNLPVEESERTIFIFDKKRKTPKKYPRKPGIPNKAPLS
- a CDS encoding ParA family protein, whose amino-acid sequence is MGKIIAIANQKGGVGKTTSAVNLSAGLAHLQNKVLVVDIDPQGNATSGVGINKADMDQCIYNVLVEDLPAEKVCVPTQVKNLDIIPATIQLSGAEIELVPTISREIRLKKALENLKEAYDYIIIDCPPSLGLLTINALTSADTVLIPVQCEYYALEGLSQLLNTIRLVQKHLNKQLMIEGVLLTMLDARTNLGIQVIEEVKKYFQDKVYNSVIPRNVRLGEAPSHGEPIITYDPKSRGAEVYLELAKEVISNGERVR
- a CDS encoding ParB/RepB/Spo0J family partition protein, whose protein sequence is MARGLGKGINAFFPDIEEKDDDTIQEIPVNECRPNPYQPRKTFHADAIEELKDSILEYGIIQPLIVRKSIKGYEIVVGERRFRAAKEAALESIPAIVKELTDEKMMEVALLENLQREDLTPIEEAHAYSNLMNELGITQDELSKRLGKSRSHIANIVRLLSLPEQVVANINNGELSMGHGRALLGVKDKEKVLPLVNKIRKEKLNVRQVEQLIVKMNDKAIKKKEKPKKDIFLQERESILRDRLGTAVTINQGKRKGKIEIEFYSNDDLQRILETIDK
- the noc gene encoding nucleoid occlusion protein, whose amino-acid sequence is MVSAFNRIFGTGEKADSKSESESFDPNEVVQLPVNRVEPNRFQPRTIFNEEKIKELAQTIHTHGMIQPIVVRKLDDEANYEIIAGERRWRAVQLLDWENIPVIIRGMNDAETASVALIENLQREELTVIEEANAYSSLLELHSLTQEALAQRLGKNQSTIANKLRLLKLPKEVQQAILDKSITERHARALTKLNEPETQIVVLQAILDNHFNVKQTEEYIAKLDKPNEKPAKKKRPKLKGVNKDIRIAMNTIRQSLNMVSDTGIDVETDEEDQEDYYQITIKIPKKK